The genome window GAGTAATCTAATCATCCTCAGCTACAAAGCCAACAATAGAGAAGCTTCTCTggaaacgattttttttttctataatattATTTGTCACATTTGGACTAGCTTTTGAACTTCCATCTTCAGTGAACAAGAATTCTGGCTCACTTTCATTGTCAGAAATACTATTGTTTTTGCCAGTGACTATTTCCCTCAAGTTGTACCAAGATCTCATCTCCCTTCCCCAAGGCTGGTCAAGTGGCAATCACCTCGATCTGGTTATTGAGAGGGACAACTTGCCAGTAATGAACCTTCTTAATGAGCGATCCACCTCTGTCCCTTGGAGGTTTCACTCTTATCATTAAAGACTATTTGATTTTTTGTCTGTAAGAGCTTTCAAAACTCTTGTTTCCAGAACAACACTCCCCCTACCTTTATCTTTCTCAACTTGTATGCAAACTCCTATGGAACTCTGTTGCTTagataatatatttttcttaacaataataagaaaaaaggatGGTGAGAGTGAGACTCCAAGTTCCATCTTGATCCTAATCATCTCGTGTTGATTTCAGCCCAAATAAGAATGAAAATGATTTAAAAGTGGTGCGTGCAAGTTTGGCTCGAACCCGCCCTAAGACCAAACATGGTTGGCCTAAAATTTTTTACCCTAATGgtggttagggttgaaaatcaCTGACTTTAGGGTTAGAGCTGGGTCAGGCCTATGTTGAGACCTAGGCTCAACCAGTCTGGCCCAATCTGGCCctaattttagttttgattaatataatataattgaGGGTTGTCATCCTatatatcattttattttgaataatgaAATCTGGGTTATTGTTCCTTACAGGTGTTTTGGAAATTTGTTATTGTGTAttcatcatttgatctattggtgctctttttatttatttaattatcatTCTTCCATTAAGACACAAATGACAAAAATAGGGTTAATCAAGTTTAGCTTGACCCTAGAAAAaattagggtcaattagggccaacTCGGCCCAATCATGATCAATTAGACCGGgttgtcttggcatgagccatgtagggttaggttgggcttgagttgagttttgggacctacggttgggctagggttttaagaaacccgattCTATTTCACCCCAACATGCGAATGTGATTGGATTCTTTTGGAGTTAAAGAATTCCACCTCCTAATGTAACCAATTCTGACTCCACTTTCCCATGTATGTAGACGCAAGGTTACACTAAATGTAATAATGGCAAGGACAATGGTAGTGTAGGAAGGAATTACAAATGCTAGTGGCATGGGATGGAATCCCCATGCGACTCCTTTAATAGGGCATAGGTTTATTAATTCTGATTTAAATTGGATAATTCACCTGATTCAATCCCGCTTTTAAAACTTTAGcaatgagatatatatatatatatatatatatatgtatatattggATGGACATGGATGGATCCTCGTTAAAAAATGagtttgtttaaaaaaaaaatttaagaggtAAAAAGTATTTACATGGCTCATAGGAAGAACCCcttcttctattttccttttacttttgcCATATGGCCTAATGATAAGGCAGCGCCAATGCAAAGTGCTGGCATTTCCCCTTCTATTTTTGTAGTCTGTTTATTTCAACTTTTTTTCAAGAGTTTCATATTTTTAAGAGGAATTGTTTATTGTGGAGGACTGTAGTTCCATAGTGTGTATGAAGATCAACGAGAGTGTATGAAAAAGTATTCATAGAagcatcatttttcattttatagaaGATTAGTCATTTCGCACCCCTTATGTCTAGGTGTAAGGCCACAATCCACCACATAAacaattttttcctatttttaattAGAGAAAAATAAGATTGGAAGGCAATGTATCCTGTACATCTAGACACAAGAAAAGTGGAAATCCCAACACTATTGATGCTTCCACTTGTGATTCCATTGATCTACGCATTTGTACAATAGCCAGGAtgccaaacaaaaaaaaaaaaaaaaccctctcaaaattaattattttcatatatttgCAAAGTTTTATCTTCCCACACAACCAATTTTATTTTGACCCATACTTACCATGTGAATGAGGGATTTAAGTCATACCTGGCTTGAAAATTTGGGCTCTACGTGATCTACCAAATGACGTATAGAAAGTGGCTATGTAAGAATCCAATTTAAAAACTGGCCACTCTTTATAGTAGTATCTAATGTattccataattttattttaaattctgaAATCGATCATAATGCAATgacttttttatcttttaaaaataataatagttaaTAGGCCTAGCCCTTAATTGTTTTGGGTTGGAGCTTGATTAATAGATTGGTGTCAAATCATCTATCACATATACTTACCATCTTTTTTAAATTAAGACaaattattatattaaataagGGATTGAGTACATCTAGGTGCTTGATTGGTAGCAGTCGATCTAGTGTTTGCTACCGTTTCCCTTGCtatagagaaaaaataaatcacCTGATTCGATAGTGGTTAGATTCTACATATTAGAGTTTGCATGAATTTATATACAGACAAAAATAGTGTTGCCACACTTGGGGGCCAAAAATAGTTGTCCATATCAAAAGAGATTTCAAATGACCTCCAAAATAGTCCAAATTTCCTTCAGAATCCACCATCGCCTTTGTGCCTGTTATGATCCAAGTAGAAGAGCCCCAGCACTTCCTTCAATAGGATTTCCTTCATTAAATAGTTAGCTATTAGTAAATGCCTTTCCTCTTTATCTAAAATCCCAACCGCACAACTTGTAATGCTTTTAAGAGGTCTATGATCACTACATACATATGccattattaataataattaataggCCTAGCCCTTAATTGTTTTGGGTTGGAGCTTAATCAATAGATTGGTGTCAAATCATCTATCACATAGACttaccatcttttttttttttttttaagacaagATTATATTAAACAAGGGATTGATTACATCTAGGTGCTTGAGTGGCCACGGTCAATCTAGCATTTGCTAATGTTTCCCTTGCTATAGAGACAAAATAAACCACCTGATTCGATAGTGGTTCAATTCTATAGATTACAATTTGCATGAATTTATATAAAGACAAAAATAGTGGTGCCACACTTGAGGGCCAAAAATAGTTGTCCAGATCAAAAGAGAGATTTTGGATGACCTCCAAAATAGTTCAAATTTCCTTCAGCGACCATCGCCTTTGTGACTATTGTGTTCCAAGCAGAAGAGCCCCAGCTTCCTTCAATAGAATTTCCTTCATTAAATAGTCAGCTATTAGTAAATGCCTTTCCCTTTTATCCAAAATCCCCACCGCCCAACTTGTAATGCTTTTAAGGGGGTCTATGATCACTACATGCATATACCATTATTATGTGCATAGGCAAACATTCTTTACCAATGGAATCAAGTTGTCCGGATATGGTATGATTTTGTGGTGATTGGTGTTGGGATGTTTAGGTCTGTTTTGGTCTCGTGTTAATGGTGAGGTTGATCCATTTAAGGGCCGGGCCTAAGATTTGATAAGGGTTTGGTTTTTCCTTCCTAAATATGATGCGATTCCTAATTTCCTATggatccaaataaaataacatagaaTAATAAATATAGtaaagaaatacaaaataagCTGTTAGAAAGATGGTGCACGGAGGCCAGAGGTATATAAATCCCAATGGGCTGGCAGCCCATATGCATCTTCAAAAGCCGCACGAGAGAAAGGTGTGCCAAACAGTTTCATGTTCGGAATTGCTAAGGGCACAAGTATTTTCCATGGGAACCTCCCCAAAACATCCCTTGTACCCTGTGCAATTCCGAACAGGAGACTTACCATGTTAATGAGAAATTCATGATGGGTTTCCAATTTGAATTGTCATGAGAAGACAACTTCTTCAGTTGGTTGGTGCCTTGCTGATAAAGAACAGGCTCCCAAGAAGTCACCTGTTCGATTCTCATATCTTCATCTTATGTCATAAGGAACTGAAACCGCACGTATCTACGGTAAGAGGCAGCCTTCCTAGCTGGGGGGCCCTTGTGGGAGGATCATTTTAGTTCAGTGCGATTGCATGGCTCAGATAGCATTTCAttgggtgtacccagtgcacgaggctcccgaaTGTGGAAGGTCCGGGGGAACGAGAACTACCGAGCCTTACCCTAGGAACatagagaggctgtttcgaccgcTTGGCCACCAAGTCACAACATTTGTACCTTTACCATTGGACCAAGGCCTAACTACTAGAATCAAGCCATCGCTTGGTACATAAGAActactttttcttctctcttgtttttcttttcaaagatCAATCTGCATTCTACATAATCATCCAATTTGTATAACTGTTATGCTTGACAAACAGGGAGACTGATAAGTCTTCTAATATTAGCTCCTAGGGAACAAAGCTTCATATCTAGATTCTGATAACCCCGATCAATGTGAGCTACACCATCAATTTTTGTAATTCCTTCTGCTGCCATTCCGGCTAAAATAAGTGCAGCCCCGCCTCTTAAATTGGTTGCACAAACAGTAGTACCATACAATGCACTggcaaaagaaggaaaataaattataaaaatttgcAACTGCACCTTTACATTCATGTGCAAAGTTTAGAGCTGTTGTAAGGACAGCGTACCTTCCGTGATCTTGCCCTTTTATGAATGCAGTGTTTCCACAAACTTGAATTCTACCTCCAAGTTTCTGTAGCTCTCTCACTAGCACAAATGAAAACAGTAATGATTCAGCTCATGTTTGAGAACAAGGAAAACAATGAACAAAATATGCTTTGAGAAGAAGGAAACGTTTTGGATCTGGAAAAGTAGAATATCTAAACGAGGATATACCTCATAATTCAACTTGGAACTGTTTGACACGGGATACCTCTAATGGTATAGACGCcatacaacaataacaactcaaccttatcccaactaaatggggtcgacgGTACAAAAGCCATATGAAGTTGAaaagtaataattaattaataaataaataaatctaaataATTACACTTAAATATTACAGAATTGCCACATACCATGGCCCATACGCTTGTCAAAAACAGATTCCTCAACAATACTTGATCCATTACGTGTCATAAGCAGTGCCATTATTTGAGGTTGCAGATCAGTAGGAAACTGAGGAAATGGGCCTGTTTTAACATGAACACCTCGAATATCTCTTGCAATATCCCCAGGCAAGGCAGAGATCTGGTGATGCAAACACCCGTCATATCTCaaagggggggaaaaaagagtaaaaactgAAGCTAAAAAGTCTCCCATACCTCCAAGGTGTTTTGTGTGGTTTCTATGATTTTGCAACCAGCTGCTGAAAGCTTATCTATCACACAAGATAAGTGGAAAGGTATGACAGGTGACATCGAGACACATGAACGTGTAATGGCTGCAGCAACCATAAATGTACCTGCCTCAATTCGGTCTGGTATTATGGTGAATTCAGGACCATGCAATTGATTCCTTCCCTTGATAACCAGCGTATCACTTCCTTCTCCTTCCACACAGGCCCCACTCTTATTTAGAAACCAAGCAAGGTCAACAACCTCTGGCTCCTGCAGAGAAAAATGCAGTTGCACCACCCATTTCAATTATTGTTTTGACAGAAACAGCGATATGGTCCTTCTGTAATCTTAAgaacaataatagaaaagagCTTCATTACATTCATATCATACTTGGGCTACATTGCAAAGCGTAGTCACTCCATCAGCCATGGAAGCTGCCATCATGAGAGTTTCAGTTGCCCCAACACTGGGATAATCAAGATGGAACTTCCCTCCAACAAGTCGTTTGCCATTCACAGCAAATGCACAGACTTTTCCATCCCTGTAAAAGTTTCAAATGGGGTTCAATTGAATTCTCATGCTAATAATTGCTAGAAATACCCGAGTTCAGATGAAGTAAGACTTTAACCAGACAGCACATGCTGGTTCTTTATGGTTACACGGCCCTTGCACATAAGAAATCCCTACGGCTGCCTAATGGATGGCCATAGCCTCAAAGCACACAAATGAAATGATGAGAGACCATGGTTTATCGGGTTTTTTCGCATAAATCAGAAAAGTGTGGCTTACAAAAAGTATAAACCGATATGATCATTGAATTTCAGAAGCTTGGGGCTGTTCTTATTTAAAGTACTCCCCCCACTCCCAAAAAAAAGAGCCAAACCCCTAGTTCTGTTTTGTCAGAATTGAATTGTAAATAGATATACATTCATAATCCCTAACAAATAGATGGTATAACCTACAAAGAGACTCCCATCTATAATATGCAGCATCTTAATATAAGACGATGACTCTCATAGTGGAGATGCTGGATCAGAACCATGCATTATTTTCTCCAATACCATAAAAATCTGCATAGAAGATGAGGAAAGTTTGCCTCAATTTAGAATAGATAATTGATCCACACTCCATAGTCACAAGATGAGGAAAGTTTTCCTCAAGACAGATACTTctaaaatgactaaaatgcTAATTGTCAGATCTCCAAGTAATTCATGCCAAGAAATAAAACCATAGATTTCTggaagaagttgagaagaaatgaatatcTCCAAACTGCAGTTGTGTCTAGCATTACTTCCCTAATACATGTAGATAAATTTATACTTTGATTTGAAACCTAGGTCCATTCTCCTGACATGGACTCAGCCGTGCATATTGTAGTATGGCTCATATAATAGATTTTTCCAAGTAGAATTTCATTGCAGTATAATATTCCACCACCATTGATTAACCAAAGACGACATGGTTAGACTATGTGACCATGTACTCAAACCAAAGCATCTGGGTAGCACAAGttttaagaaaaattaaaaagtttAGACATGAAACCACTATATACATAGACATAATGACTTCATTAGCTCTCTGGAAATACACACATAAGAGGGGGAAAATCCAGagcaaccaaaataaaaattcaacatCCTTCaggaattaaaagagaaaataataagacaaaTAATGATCATAGCCAACAAATTATGAAAGCTAAAAATCCATGAAGTAAATTTACCTCAATTCAACAACTGCACCGAGTGCTTGAAGCCCTCGAATGTATAGGTCAATAGGACGAGTACCAATATCACATCCTCCGGGAAGTGCCACCACTGCCTCACCAAACCGAGCAAGCAAAGGACCAACGACAAAAAATCCTCCCCGAGTCTGTCTGACTGATTCCGGGCATGGTTCAACAGAGCGAATTCCGTCAGTGTCCACGGTCACTTCCCCATTAGATGCCTCGACTCGAACACCCAATGACTGCAGAATTGAAAACATTTCTCTAGTATCGGATATGTCCGGTATGTTATGAAGCTTTGAAGTTTTGGAACAACAGAGTGTCCCTGCAAGGATTGCCAATGCCGAGTTTTTGGAGCCACTAATGTTAACATGACCAGAGAGTTTAGATCCACCAACAAGTATAAGTCCGTGATCTGGAGGTAAATTTTCAGTTGAGGGTTGGCAAAGTTGGGAGAAATGTGTCCTTTTAACAGAACAAAGAAAGGGTTTTCGAAGATTAGGTTCAAAATGATGACTTTGGGCATTGAAGAACAAAGTCATGGATTCACACATAAAGATACAGAGAAGGGGTTATACTTGTATCAGAAAAAGTTGTTTCCCTAATTCCTAGAACTTCCTCCCAACCCATGTTGCTTCTGAATCAAAGCCCAAAAGAAACCAGAACACCCACAATATCCTAGCTGGGACTGATCTCATATTCTCACTTTCCCTTATTTAATCTACTGATTCTACCTGTTTCCCAGCTGGGTTATACTTCAAACAGATTACAATCTTACAGGAAAGATAATTATGAACCTGAGTAGAAGCTGGAAATGTGAAAATATTATTCGATAATGCTTACTAGTAAGAGTGAATCCACCTTACCGGATGTGCCAAATGTCTGCCGGAGATCATTTTCGGGGAAagccaccaaaccctaaagctgCTATTCGCCATTTTAATTCCTCAGCTAGTTGTAATCCTGCTTCTTGTATTGAAGCGAAGTAATAGCTAATACCTAACGACCCAAAGAGGATGgagaaattttctttctttttttggtaaaaagagGAATTTGTCATAACGAATCGGGTAAAGAACTAGAGATTAGAGAAAGAGCAAGTTTAAGCATGGATTTATAAATGGAACTGGAATGGCGGGATCGACAGATTCGAATCCAAATCGGTCGATCCCAATTCTGATTCCACTCGATTCTTCGACTCAGGAAGTGAATACGACGATCCGATCTGACCTGATCCGGTTTAAAAATCTGCAATACAAAATACAAATGGTTGGAAAAACAGGTTTTATCAGAAGTCGTCTGAGTCAAATGAGTCAAATGAGACTCTGTAACACCCCTAACCCAAATAACAGGTGTGGTGCTGCCTTCACGGGCAGTGATCTAAAATGTTCACAAAAATTTTCACCAATAACTCACAGGCTTTGTCACCATTGCTACAAcagaatttattattatatttatatctattatttatgatttaaaaCTCAATATTTCAATTAAATGAATATCCTAATtgaaaatttcaataaaatataCATCTCCAACATAGTTTAAAAAAGTAAGTAACAGTTGCAGAACAGGCTTTTCCTCTGAGAACATATCACACCTCTAGTATCTGTGGGAAATAAATAATGGAATAAACTATACAGCCCAGTAAGATAGAACATGTCACAACCACATATAATACAAAATACAACTATCCATAAAAGTTTCAAATACATACATAACCTTTCCATGATATAAAACATGATAAGTCCAAATATTCATAAAACTCTGTGAACATAAATAGCATAACACCTCACTAGATAGTTTCTTGACTTTATTCTTACCTCCTCGTTCCTTGGCATAACCTTTATTTTCTTAAGCATTTCCATACACATTCTTAAATATAATCATAAAGTGtcactttaaactttaaaattatGGATTCTTTCTTCATGTCATTGGGACATACTGCCAACTGTAATCATAAATATGAGACATCTTGTGTATCAAATAGTCACAATCCCACCTCATACCCACAGGCTATGTGATACACATACACAACACCAGGGGCTAGGGGGCATGCATGACAAAACCACTGGTCAGCTGGCACATTATATCTCATCCCATCCCAGATGGGTCATTCCGTTGGTTAGCCGGAGCATTCCGCGGCTAAGTGAAGAACATAGACATATACACATGTCTCATCCAACACCTCACTCCCTGTTGGAAAGTGTTGTAGTCATGCCACATAATTATCcatcatttcatttattttcattttattcccTTAAACATTTCCTTGCACCATTTTCAGTTATAAACATAAACCATCTTTTCTTAACTTTTCCTTCATATAATCCATGTATAAAATCACATAAACATGTACATCAATACATAGGTGAATCATATGAAGTTCCACTTATATTTCAATCCATTAACTTAGAAATTCCAGCTGATGTTCTAGCCACCCAATGGTATTGCTACCTGTATAAGAAAACAATATTTctcttagggttttttcttatttttctctcaATGACAATTTCCTCTCTCCCTTATCTCTCCTTGTCTTTCATTtctaactctctctctttctctccctctctctctctctctctctctctctatctctctctctctctctctagatatatatatatatatatatatttaggacAATACGCACAAACCTCTCTCcccttctctgtttttcttcaaCCGTTTTCCTTTCCATCTCCTTGTCCTCACTTTATCCCCACAATACAACatattttatttcctatttcatctccatatgacaacataatttcctattttatctccaaCTTTCACTCCCATTtacacacacttttttttttcttctcacgAAATGGTAACTTGGGGGAGTCCTATACTCCTATTCGGTTGGACTCTCCTTCatgtaatttcctttttttttttttataaaaccatgcAACTAATTCTCTTTCTGATCTCCCTTTCCTCTCTCTCGGTCACCTCTCCTTATTTCTCTCctacttctcttttctttctctcttctttaactATTATCAGTATTTCCtctcattttttctctctccaattcTCACCTTGTTTTTCTCTCacttttttctctcccttttttctttcttaacaaaatagaaagccAATAAAAGAATTACCTGAACCAGTCTCTGTCCTTCAATtcctccctctcctctctccttcttcttgcgcttctctctctctccctctcctttttcctttattgtacgtaggggtgtcaacggtccggtttggtgcggtttcggtccggttccaccggtttcggtgtgactttagACCTGActgaaaccgacccattaaggatttatcggtttcggtctggtgtcggtttcggtgcggtttcggtgcggtttgggttcggtttgataccggtttggatttatcaagttcatttcggtttggatcggttttttaaaccggtatggagaaccggtatggagccattcgGAAACAACAAACTACTGACCTGCTGAAAACCAATATTTGACAATTCaattaatatttgaaaaatgaaaaacaaccaATATATTTAACTTAAAACTAGTTAACTATTTAACTTAAAACTAGTTAAAAATTCCccattatattattatgtttggAGATTGTTAATTAACTAGGACTTGATGAGATAAAGAAAACCAATTCAAAACAAGATTGAAGTGGAAAGAAACTGAAAGCAAAACTCAAACAAAATTCCACACTATACTAGGAATAGAATTCTCACTAAGACTAAAATTTCTAAAgaaacttggaattttgaaaCTAATGAAACCGTGcgccattcttcttctcttggcattGATGCTAGTGCCTTGATACTGCATCTGGATGCCATAGATGTCCTCTGAGTCTGGGTTTGATGGCTTCCATACCTCTGCTAGAGATGATAGTACATTGACAAGTTTCTTTACCACAACTTTGGGAATCATTGAAGTATGATGGCACTGTTACCACAGCTTTGGTGATTTTGTCATTCAAAAACTTTGATGCATCATCCACAAGCTTTCTCAACACCTGAAAGCATAAAGAATTAGTGTTTTCTCATTAGCAAGATAAATGAAAACTATATTTCAAACCCCAcgagtgaaaaataaaattcaagcaTACAGTAGAACACTAATACAGGGAAAAGTTTTCCCAACAAGAACAGCAGCAACTACCGATTTATCTTTCTTACAATATATACAAATTAATTGtcattgaaaatattataaggcctaaaaaatgaaaaataatctaCAAGTAGAACAAAAGATATGACAATAACTCCAGTAGATCCAAAAGCTTTTAAACTAAACAAAGCACACACATgaaaagcatagttgtcaaggtggctaaatgacccaaggcggtggagagg of Macadamia integrifolia cultivar HAES 741 unplaced genomic scaffold, SCU_Mint_v3 scaffold90, whole genome shotgun sequence contains these proteins:
- the LOC122070368 gene encoding UDP-N-acetylglucosamine 1-carboxyvinyltransferase-like isoform X3 is translated as MANSSFRVWWLSPKMISGRHLAHPSLGVRVEASNGEVTVDTDGIRSVEPCPESVRQTRGGFFVVGPLLARFGEAVVALPGGCDIGTRPIDLYIRGLQALGAVVELRDGKVCAFAVNGKRLVGGKFHLDYPSVGATETLMMAASMADGVTTLCNVAQEPEVVDLAWFLNKSGACVEGEGSDTLVIKGRNQLHGPEFTIIPDRIEAGTFMVAAAITRSCVSMSPVIPFHLSCVIDKLSAAGCKIIETTQNTLEISALPGDIARDIRGVHVKTGPFPQFPTDLQPQIMALLMTRNGSSIVEESVFDKRMGHVRELQKLGGRIQVCGNTAFIKGQDHGSALYGTTVCATNLRGGAALILAGMAAEGITKIDGVAHIDRGYQNLDMKLCSLGANIRRLISLPVCQA
- the LOC122070368 gene encoding UDP-N-acetylglucosamine 1-carboxyvinyltransferase-like isoform X1 — encoded protein: MCESMTLFFNAQSHHFEPNLRKPFLCSVKRTHFSQLCQPSTENLPPDHGLILVGGSKLSGHVNISGSKNSALAILAGTLCCSKTSKLHNIPDISDTREMFSILQSLGVRVEASNGEVTVDTDGIRSVEPCPESVRQTRGGFFVVGPLLARFGEAVVALPGGCDIGTRPIDLYIRGLQALGAVVELRDGKVCAFAVNGKRLVGGKFHLDYPSVGATETLMMAASMADGVTTLCNVAQEPEVVDLAWFLNKSGACVEGEGSDTLVIKGRNQLHGPEFTIIPDRIEAGTFMVAAAITRSCVSMSPVIPFHLSCVIDKLSAAGCKIIETTQNTLEISALPGDIARDIRGVHVKTGPFPQFPTDLQPQIMALLMTRNGSSIVEESVFDKRMGHVRELQKLGGRIQVCGNTAFIKGQDHGSALYGTTVCATNLRGGAALILAGMAAEGITKIDGVAHIDRGYQNLDMKLCSLGANIRRLISLPVCQA
- the LOC122070368 gene encoding UDP-N-acetylglucosamine 1-carboxyvinyltransferase-like isoform X2 yields the protein MCESMTLFFNAQSHHFEPNLRKPFLCSVKRTHFSQLCQPSTENLPPDHGLILVGGSKLSGHVNISGSKNSALAILAGTLCCSKTSKLHNIPDISDTREMFSILQSLGVRVEASNGEVTVDTDGIRSVEPCPESVRQTRGGFFVVGPLLARFGEAVVALPGGCDIGTRPIDLYIRGLQALGAVVELRDGKVCAFAVNGKRLVGGKFHLDYPSVGATETLMMAASMADGVTTLCNVAQEPEVVDLAWFLNKSGACVEGEGSDTLVIKGRNQLHGPEFTIIPDRIEADKLSAAGCKIIETTQNTLEISALPGDIARDIRGVHVKTGPFPQFPTDLQPQIMALLMTRNGSSIVEESVFDKRMGHVRELQKLGGRIQVCGNTAFIKGQDHGSALYGTTVCATNLRGGAALILAGMAAEGITKIDGVAHIDRGYQNLDMKLCSLGANIRRLISLPVCQA